A genome region from Anopheles stephensi strain Indian chromosome 2, UCI_ANSTEP_V1.0, whole genome shotgun sequence includes the following:
- the LOC118507424 gene encoding membrane-bound transcription factor site-2 protease-like: MELIVILGIVVLMYVVLLFFDGFFKSCMHYPYDAFLRGTGLTVKFLRLQWHTTALNRSIVKWSTKYPKILDCSFNLGVYLSLLLMPFAVVMIVVSSLQTNLHGQSARVVTAGVAGGDSRTPGRRMVEIDLVVPGVNLPINEIGYYIAALAINSVVHELGHGLAAVLEDVQIKGFGLHVLLIIPMAYTQLDSDQLNTLRLWKKLRVLCAGIWHNLVLGLFTYLLFMSTPLLFSALYRTSDGVIVTTLKNNSPMAGSRGLEQGDIIKSINNCEIHHEESWFECLLHTIHSPPAYCVSTDFVHLNDESVPMSHKNDGLIECCGSDNTASSCFEYMVDANEDDVALPQHMCLNIRKTIENSFGYCQHNGQCSEGHCFKPSINNYTTIMQIRRESKPDVIYIGHPGDATRTVQVSRFVPKTGVFAPRFADSIQLLLKYVTVFAIGLAFINVMPCYGFDGQHIVNTLLSDGSIQQRIPQKSKRDMISLVVNVVGTLFVFILLIKVFWLSLYRVLSV; the protein is encoded by the exons ATGGAGCTGATAGTAATATTAGGTATTGTAGTGCTGATGTAcgtggtgctgctgttttttGACGGATTTTTCAAG AGCTGCATGCACTATCCATACGATGCATTCCTGCGAGGGACCGGACTGACGGTAAAGTTCCTTCGCCTGCAGTGGCACACGACTGCCCTGAACCGGTCAATCGTGAAATGGAGCACCAAGTATCCGAAAATACTGGACTGCAGCTTCAACCTCGGTGTCTACCTGAgcctgctgctgatgccgTTCGCCGTGGTGATGATCGTCGTGTCTTCCTTGCAAACGAATCTTCACGGACAGTCGGCACGGGTGGTAACGGCGGGCGTGGCCGGTGGAGACTCGCGCACGCCCGGCCGGCGGATGGTAGAGATCGATCTGGTAGTGCCGGGTGTGAATTTGCCCATCAACGAAATTGGTTACTACATCGCAGCTCTCGCCATCAATAGTGTGGTGCACGAGCTCGGGCATGGGCTAGCGGCCGTACTCGAGGACGTTCAGATCAAAGGCTTTGGTCTGCACGTGCTGCTAATCATACCGATGGCCTACACGCAGCTTGATTCAGACCAGCTGAACACGCTGCGCTTGTGGAAGAAGTTACGCGTGCTGTGTGCCGGCATCTGGCACAATTTGGTGCTGGGCCTGTTCACCTACCTGCTGTTCATGTCCACCCCACTGCTTTTCTCGGCGCTCTATCGCACCAGCGACGGTGTTATTGTGACGACGCTCAAAAACAACTCCCCGATGGCCGGATCGCGGGGGCTCGAGCAGGGCGACATTATAAAATCGATCAACAACTGCGAGATCCATCACGAGGAGAGTTGGTTCGAATGTTTGCTGCACACCATTCACTCGCCACCGGCCTACTGTGTGTCAACCGATTTCGTTCATCTGAACGATGAATCCGTACCCATGTCGCACAAGAACGATGGCCTGATCGAGTGTTGCGGCAGCGATAATACAGCGTCCAGCTGCTTCGAGTACATGGTCGATGCCAACGAGGACGACGTGGCGTTACCGCAGCACATGTGCCTCAACATACGCAAAACGATCGAGAACAGTTTCGGCTACTGCCAGCACAACGGCCAATGTTCGGAAGGGCACTGCTTTAAGCCCAGCATCAACAACTACACCACAATCATGCAGATACGGCGCGAATCCAAACCGGACGTCATCTATATCGGACATCCGGGTGATGCGACCCGAACGGTTCAAGTTTCGAGGTTCGTGCCCAAGACGGGTGTGTTCGCGCCGCGCTTTGCGGACTCGATTCAGCTGCTACTCAAGTATGTGACCGTGTTTGCGATCGGATTAGCGTTCATCAACGTTATGCCGtgctatggcttcgatgggCAGCACATCGTCAACACGCTGCTATCGGACGGCTCGATCCAGCAGCGGATACCGCAGAAAAGTAAACGTGACATGATTTCGCTCGTTGTCAACGTGGTTGGCACGTTGTTCGTGTTCATACTGCTTATCAAAGTGTTTTGGCTATCGCTCTACAGGGTACTGTCCGTGTGA